One Methanococcus voltae genomic region harbors:
- a CDS encoding 60S ribosomal export protein NMD3, translating into MSNNDKITIDSGSNNAKGSFCYRCGHEGELLDGLCNLCYSQLNPLFTIDDRLTIEVCHMCGSYKRKLWCDPKSEDTYAIMDEIAYFAVKDNLKKSNKSIDVQIIPKEAKQLPGGKHSRVEIPVTIIAEGRLIGEKRDRTEEKEVVVYLTMVQCPRCSRCMSNYYEGTLQVRAMGRFLSEEERVELDDFVREEVSRRLKKDRMAFISKFIIQKEGLDYQMGSMGAIRNIASAIKTKYGGKSLETAKLVGVDKDTGKDQYRITVSIRIPQYAIGDVIAYNETICVVTAISEDKTHLKILDNSEKISLNWNDVEKNTYLVCKSSECQTATVISVADDTIMAMDDITYEVYEYNNDVKTKEGSKVKIFKNEELNRIIDLT; encoded by the coding sequence ATGTCAAATAATGATAAAATTACTATAGATAGTGGCTCTAATAATGCAAAAGGTTCATTTTGTTATAGGTGTGGCCATGAAGGAGAATTATTAGATGGTTTATGTAATTTGTGCTATAGTCAGCTAAACCCCTTGTTTACCATTGATGATAGACTAACTATCGAAGTATGTCACATGTGTGGTTCTTATAAAAGAAAACTATGGTGTGACCCAAAAAGTGAGGATACTTACGCCATAATGGATGAAATTGCATATTTTGCAGTTAAAGATAACTTAAAAAAATCAAATAAATCCATTGACGTACAGATAATTCCAAAAGAAGCTAAGCAATTGCCTGGTGGCAAACACTCAAGAGTTGAAATACCGGTCACTATAATCGCAGAAGGTAGATTAATCGGTGAAAAACGAGATAGGACTGAAGAAAAGGAAGTTGTAGTTTATTTAACCATGGTACAATGTCCAAGATGTTCAAGATGTATGTCTAACTATTATGAGGGAACGTTACAAGTTCGGGCAATGGGTCGGTTTTTATCGGAAGAAGAAAGAGTTGAATTGGATGATTTCGTGCGAGAAGAAGTAAGTAGAAGACTTAAGAAAGATAGAATGGCATTTATATCTAAATTTATAATCCAAAAAGAAGGTTTAGATTATCAAATGGGTTCTATGGGAGCTATACGAAATATTGCTTCTGCAATAAAAACAAAATATGGTGGTAAATCCTTAGAAACTGCCAAATTAGTGGGCGTAGATAAAGATACTGGTAAAGATCAATATCGGATAACCGTATCAATAAGGATACCGCAGTATGCCATCGGCGATGTTATTGCATATAATGAAACAATATGTGTGGTAACTGCTATATCTGAAGATAAAACACATTTAAAAATATTGGATAATTCTGAAAAAATAAGTTTAAATTGGAATGACGTCGAAAAGAATACTTATTTAGTATGTAAGTCTTCAGAATGCCAAACTGCCACTGTAATTTCAGTAGCTGACGATACGATAATGGCAATGGATGATATTACGTACGAAGTTTATGAGTATAACAACGACGTAAAAACCAAGGAAGGTTCCAAAGTTAAAATCTTCAAAAATGAAGAATTGAATAGAATAATAGATTTAACATAA